The following coding sequences are from one Virgibacillus necropolis window:
- a CDS encoding electron transfer flavoprotein subunit alpha/FixB family protein produces MGKKVLVLAEIKDGKLRHVTYEALTVAQQVAQGGEITCALFGSDSAVFTDEISKYGANTLYVVNDERLEVYTTDAYVQTVRQLVDEVEPEVILMGHTAIGKDLAPRLAARLKLGLISDCTEAVLDDDTVVFTRPIYAGKAFQRRRFRNGTVFATLRPNNFEVLEKPVETEVVPFLPAIKDLRTTVKEIVKKTTGGVDLSEAKIIVSGGRGVKSANGFKPLEELAEVLHGAVGASRGACDADFCDYSLQIGQTGKVVTPDLYIACGISGAIQHLAGMSNSKVIVAVNKDPEAPIFEAADYGIIGDLFEVVPLLTEEFKKAIAVNA; encoded by the coding sequence ATGGGAAAAAAAGTACTTGTTTTGGCAGAAATTAAAGACGGGAAGTTAAGACACGTAACCTATGAGGCATTAACAGTTGCCCAGCAGGTGGCCCAAGGAGGAGAAATTACTTGTGCCTTGTTTGGCTCGGATTCAGCGGTTTTCACAGATGAGATAAGTAAATACGGGGCAAACACGCTATATGTCGTGAACGATGAACGGTTAGAAGTATATACGACGGATGCGTATGTACAGACGGTGAGGCAATTAGTTGACGAAGTTGAACCAGAGGTTATACTCATGGGACATACTGCGATTGGAAAAGATTTGGCACCACGGTTGGCGGCACGTTTGAAGCTTGGGTTGATCTCCGATTGTACAGAAGCAGTACTCGACGATGATACGGTTGTCTTTACTCGTCCAATTTACGCAGGTAAAGCGTTTCAAAGAAGACGTTTCCGTAATGGTACTGTTTTTGCGACCCTTCGCCCGAACAACTTTGAGGTGTTAGAAAAGCCTGTGGAAACAGAGGTGGTCCCCTTTCTACCGGCGATCAAAGATTTACGAACGACTGTAAAAGAAATCGTGAAGAAAACAACAGGCGGGGTAGATCTCAGTGAAGCAAAGATTATCGTCTCGGGTGGTCGTGGAGTGAAAAGTGCTAATGGGTTTAAGCCGCTCGAGGAATTAGCGGAAGTACTTCATGGAGCAGTCGGGGCTTCCCGCGGGGCATGTGACGCTGATTTTTGTGATTACTCCTTGCAAATTGGTCAAACCGGAAAAGTGGTTACCCCCGATTTGTATATTGCATGCGGCATCTCTGGGGCAATCCAGCATCTTGCCGGTATGTCGAATTCCAAGGTCATCGTTGCAGTCAACAAAGATCCGGAAGCTCCAATTTTCGAAGCTGCTGATTATGGTATTATTGGTGATCTGTTCGAAGTTGTTCCGCTACTCACGGAAGAGTTCAAAAAAGCAATTGCGGTAAATGCTTAA
- a CDS encoding electron transfer flavoprotein subunit beta/FixA family protein, giving the protein MNILVLLKQTFDTEENIVIGDGQISEENVEFIMNPYDEYAVEEAVKIKEEIGAEITAITVGPSRTASALRTALAMGADQAVLIGWDGQESDEWTASNLIAAAIKNRDYDLILGGNMAVDSGSGQVAIRVAENLGIPHVSTITKLTLNEGIATVERDVEGDVEIVEVQLPFLVTAQQGLNEPRYPSLPGIMKAKKKPLETLSVEDLALESEDTTASTLIIDQFLPAKKQAGRILDGEIQDQVSELVQILQNEDKVV; this is encoded by the coding sequence ATGAATATACTCGTTTTATTAAAGCAGACCTTTGATACAGAAGAAAATATAGTAATTGGAGACGGACAAATTAGTGAAGAAAATGTTGAGTTTATTATGAATCCTTACGATGAGTATGCCGTTGAAGAAGCTGTAAAAATCAAGGAAGAAATCGGAGCAGAAATAACGGCAATTACAGTAGGCCCGTCTCGGACGGCAAGTGCCTTGCGGACAGCACTTGCGATGGGAGCGGATCAAGCTGTGTTGATCGGATGGGACGGGCAGGAATCCGATGAATGGACTGCTTCCAATTTGATCGCTGCAGCTATCAAAAACCGTGATTATGATTTGATTCTGGGCGGCAACATGGCCGTCGATTCTGGCTCAGGTCAAGTAGCGATACGTGTTGCAGAAAACCTTGGGATACCTCACGTATCGACGATTACGAAACTAACATTGAATGAAGGGATAGCAACTGTAGAAAGAGATGTGGAAGGTGACGTGGAAATTGTCGAGGTTCAATTACCTTTTCTTGTTACTGCTCAACAAGGATTGAATGAGCCTCGTTATCCGTCTCTGCCCGGGATCATGAAAGCAAAGAAAAAACCGTTGGAGACCTTATCGGTAGAAGATTTGGCTTTAGAAAGTGAAGATACGACAGCTTCTACATTGATCATTGATCAATTTTTGCCGGCTAAAAAACAAGCAGGACGGATTTTAGATGGAGAAATTCAGGATCAAGTCAGTGAACTCGTTCAAATTTTGCAAAACGAAGACAAAGTCGTATAA
- a CDS encoding sigma-54 interaction domain-containing protein has translation MSNALKWLENIPLTVAVTNHDGVIKQYNSLFARLSAKTAFGINIQEFFDQWTVCENNFISAQLEGNTYALQCNEWGDQGESSFFYVVNDGVYIQQMQRNINQLSQVNEELDAIIEGSYDVIYITDGKGNTLKANSAIEKLTGFPKECFVGKNVRALVKDGYLKDSVTLKVLEQKKIVTILTVSNAGHERLTTGKPIFNEEGEIERVITNSRDFTELDEAYRELRKALELNEYYKKELEKLKSNKHRDPDVIMESANMLEVYDLAERISEVDATVLVLGETGVGKDVLARHIHRSGQRSESGKFVKINCGAIPHDLLESELFGYESGAFTGAKRTGKLGMFEIAHNGTLFLDEVGDLPLALQVKLLHVLQEKKIQRVGGTKTIDVDIRLIAATNRDLKQMVKQGEFREDLFYRLNLIPIHIPPLRERKEDILPLVYHVLRAVNTKYGMTKEFDRGIKEFFYNYEWPGNVRELSNLVERLILTVAENIVTVKHLPTEYGHQEYSEPEYDQPENDREDEYEKEMTLKEAKEIAERKILAVAIQKYSSTYEMAQQLKTSQTTIVRKLKQYKLQVHQ, from the coding sequence ATGAGTAATGCATTGAAGTGGCTGGAAAACATCCCGTTAACAGTGGCGGTAACAAATCATGATGGAGTTATTAAACAATACAATTCTCTTTTTGCTAGACTCTCCGCAAAAACGGCCTTTGGAATCAATATACAAGAGTTTTTTGATCAATGGACGGTTTGTGAAAATAACTTTATTTCTGCCCAGTTGGAAGGTAATACTTACGCTTTGCAATGTAACGAATGGGGGGATCAGGGTGAATCAAGCTTCTTTTATGTCGTTAACGACGGAGTTTACATTCAACAAATGCAACGTAACATAAACCAATTAAGTCAAGTGAACGAAGAACTTGATGCGATCATCGAAGGTTCATATGACGTGATATATATTACAGACGGTAAGGGAAACACTTTAAAAGCAAATTCAGCAATAGAAAAACTCACGGGTTTTCCTAAAGAATGTTTTGTTGGTAAAAATGTAAGAGCCCTGGTTAAAGACGGATATTTAAAAGACTCAGTAACGTTGAAGGTTCTTGAACAGAAGAAGATAGTTACCATTTTGACGGTTAGTAACGCCGGTCATGAACGATTGACAACAGGCAAGCCGATTTTTAACGAAGAAGGGGAAATTGAAAGGGTAATCACAAACAGTCGTGATTTTACAGAACTGGACGAAGCATATCGTGAGCTGAGAAAGGCACTTGAGTTAAATGAATACTACAAGAAAGAATTGGAGAAGTTGAAATCAAACAAACATCGGGATCCTGATGTCATTATGGAAAGCGCCAACATGTTGGAGGTTTACGATTTGGCTGAACGGATTTCAGAGGTTGACGCCACCGTGCTAGTTCTGGGGGAAACGGGAGTGGGAAAGGATGTGTTGGCAAGACACATCCATCGTTCAGGTCAGCGGAGTGAGAGTGGGAAATTCGTAAAGATCAATTGTGGTGCTATTCCCCATGACTTGTTGGAATCGGAACTGTTCGGATACGAATCTGGCGCCTTTACCGGCGCCAAGCGGACAGGGAAACTAGGTATGTTTGAGATTGCACACAACGGTACACTGTTCCTAGATGAAGTCGGCGATTTGCCATTAGCGTTGCAAGTTAAACTTCTCCATGTTTTGCAGGAGAAGAAAATTCAACGGGTTGGCGGAACAAAGACAATTGATGTCGATATCAGGTTGATTGCCGCAACCAACCGGGATTTGAAACAAATGGTGAAACAAGGAGAGTTTCGTGAAGATTTATTTTATCGGTTAAATCTCATACCGATTCATATCCCTCCTTTGAGAGAACGGAAAGAAGATATTTTACCGCTCGTTTATCATGTTCTTCGAGCAGTAAATACAAAATACGGAATGACGAAGGAATTTGACCGAGGAATAAAAGAGTTTTTTTACAATTATGAATGGCCTGGAAATGTGCGTGAACTGTCAAACCTAGTTGAAAGACTGATTCTTACAGTTGCGGAAAACATTGTAACTGTCAAACATCTTCCGACCGAATATGGTCATCAGGAATATAGCGAACCAGAATATGATCAACCAGAAAATGATCGAGAAGATGAGTATGAGAAAGAGATGACATTAAAAGAAGCGAAAGAAATTGCTGAACGGAAGATTTTGGCCGTCGCGATACAGAAGTATAGCAGTACGTACGAAATGGCTCAGCAATTGAAGACTAGCCAAACGACGATCGTCCGGAAACTGAAACAATATAAGTTACAAGTTCATCAATAA